In Methanothermus fervidus DSM 2088, a single genomic region encodes these proteins:
- a CDS encoding Rubrerythrin (COGs: COG1592 Rubrerythrin~InterPro IPR009040: IPR009078: IPR003251: IPR012347~KEGG: mfe:Mefer_1068 rubrerythrin~PFAM: Rubrerythrin~SPTR: C7P8J7 Rubrerythrin~PFAM: Rubrerythrin), with protein sequence MKVVNEHKIGITKNTEIEKEVQNNFEGECKEVGMYLAMARQAQREGLPEVAEVFKRIAFEEAEHAAHFAEMNGVINEDLKKNIEMMLEGELKANKEKKDAATKAKEVGIDPAHDFFDESSRDEARHAKMLKGILDRYF encoded by the coding sequence ATGAAAGTTGTTAATGAGCATAAAATTGGAATAACCAAGAATACAGAAATAGAAAAAGAAGTTCAAAATAATTTTGAAGGTGAATGCAAAGAGGTAGGAATGTACTTAGCAATGGCTAGACAAGCCCAAAGAGAAGGATTACCAGAGGTTGCAGAGGTTTTTAAAAGAATTGCATTCGAAGAAGCAGAACATGCAGCACATTTCGCAGAAATGAATGGTGTAATTAATGAAGATCTAAAGAAAAACATAGAAATGATGTTAGAAGGAGAATTGAAAGCTAATAAAGAGAAAAAAGATGCTGCAACCAAAGCAAAGGAAGTTGGCATCGATCCAGCACATGATTTTTTTGATGAAAGTTCAAGAGATGAAGCTAGGCACGCTAAAATGCTAAAAGGTATTTTAGATAGATATTTTTAA